A genomic window from Mesorhizobium sp. 131-2-1 includes:
- a CDS encoding class I SAM-dependent methyltransferase: MDVTQPRNAGLAGHEQALDLTRGIAAYVDHPLVAGLARVIAKHPQADIASAFNHKQVACKMWALDRLFESCGGRFGRIWVVGGWYGVLPAMLFNDARFDIAAVDSIDIDPEVGAVALTLNREAGERFRALTDDMYALDYAAGQPDLVVNTSCEHIADLGAWLALLPRGTTVLLQSNDYFSEPTHISCVASLAAFEALAGLREIRFSGELPTKNYTRFMLIGTV, encoded by the coding sequence ATGGATGTTACGCAACCACGCAATGCCGGCTTGGCCGGGCACGAGCAGGCCCTGGACCTCACGCGGGGAATTGCTGCCTATGTCGACCATCCTCTCGTGGCCGGGCTGGCGCGCGTCATCGCCAAGCATCCGCAGGCCGATATCGCCAGCGCCTTTAACCACAAGCAGGTCGCCTGCAAGATGTGGGCGCTCGACAGGCTGTTCGAAAGCTGCGGCGGCCGGTTCGGGCGCATATGGGTTGTGGGTGGATGGTACGGCGTATTGCCGGCAATGCTTTTCAACGACGCCCGTTTCGACATAGCGGCGGTCGACAGCATCGACATCGATCCCGAAGTCGGCGCGGTCGCCCTGACCCTCAACCGGGAAGCCGGCGAGCGGTTCCGGGCGCTGACGGACGATATGTACGCACTCGACTATGCGGCCGGGCAACCCGACCTGGTGGTCAATACGAGTTGCGAACACATCGCCGATCTCGGCGCCTGGCTTGCCCTGCTTCCACGGGGCACGACCGTGCTGCTGCAATCCAACGACTATTTCAGCGAGCCGACGCACATCAGCTGCGTGGCTTCACTGGCGGCCTTCGAAGCCCTGGCGGGGCTGCGGGAGATCAGGTTCTCCGGCGAACTGCCGACAAAGAATTATACGCGCTTCATGCTGATTGGAACTGTCTAG
- a CDS encoding adenylate/guanylate cyclase domain-containing protein, translating into MSTAQAEISTILMDKVADWLNQSALAGSDLETLVKGFCERLAAAGVPLKRVHLSFSMLHPLYDALGFTWIRGQGMEVEGFRVEPGEPSDRFLTSPYYHLLSNKLDHLRRRIDPSLPPEFPIFGELVPMGVTDYMAFVHPFSDDTSQGMIGSWSTDSAAGFSDSMISALLRIQSHLAIATKMAVLTKLADNMMTTYLGGDAGRRVLDGQIRRGEGDTIRAALVMGDMRGSTRLAASSGREIYIDTLNQFFDAVAAPFNRKGGQIMSFIGDGFIAVYPCERHRSQSEIACQAALAAAHQATARVEDLNLRRKQQGLSDIKFGIGLHVGNVMFGNVGLTDRLTFSVFGSAVNEVSRLQTLTKKYPHSVLASKDFAGYCGANSWLTLGHEELTGIKQKLTVLSPDLSGALALDEDGAMETIHDRKSEAEQVMLLHRDAARLQAGDPRKLQ; encoded by the coding sequence ATGAGCACAGCGCAGGCAGAAATTTCCACCATTCTCATGGATAAGGTTGCCGATTGGCTGAACCAATCGGCGCTGGCGGGCAGCGACCTGGAAACATTGGTAAAAGGCTTTTGCGAACGGCTGGCAGCTGCCGGCGTGCCGCTGAAGCGGGTGCATTTGAGCTTTTCGATGCTGCATCCGCTTTATGATGCGCTTGGCTTCACCTGGATTCGCGGCCAGGGCATGGAGGTGGAAGGCTTCCGCGTTGAGCCCGGCGAGCCGTCCGACAGATTCCTGACCAGCCCGTACTACCATCTGCTCAGCAACAAGCTCGACCATCTGCGACGCCGGATCGACCCGTCATTGCCGCCAGAGTTTCCGATTTTTGGTGAACTCGTGCCTATGGGCGTCACCGATTACATGGCTTTCGTCCATCCTTTCAGCGACGACACAAGTCAGGGCATGATCGGGTCGTGGTCCACCGACAGCGCTGCAGGCTTCAGCGACAGCATGATTTCAGCGCTGCTTCGCATCCAGAGCCATCTCGCGATCGCGACCAAGATGGCGGTGCTTACCAAGCTCGCTGACAACATGATGACCACTTATCTCGGTGGCGACGCCGGCAGGCGCGTGCTTGACGGTCAGATCAGGCGTGGCGAGGGCGACACAATCCGGGCCGCATTGGTCATGGGCGATATGCGCGGGTCGACAAGGCTTGCCGCAAGCTCGGGCCGCGAAATCTATATCGATACGCTGAACCAGTTTTTCGACGCGGTTGCCGCACCTTTCAATCGCAAAGGCGGGCAGATCATGAGTTTTATTGGGGACGGCTTCATTGCTGTCTACCCTTGCGAAAGGCACCGCTCGCAGTCCGAGATCGCCTGCCAGGCTGCTCTTGCGGCAGCGCACCAGGCTACCGCGCGCGTCGAGGATCTCAATCTGCGCAGAAAGCAGCAGGGCTTGTCCGACATTAAATTTGGCATCGGCCTGCACGTCGGCAATGTGATGTTCGGCAATGTCGGGCTTACCGACCGGCTCACATTCTCGGTCTTCGGCTCGGCTGTAAACGAAGTCTCCCGCCTCCAGACCCTGACCAAAAAATATCCGCACAGCGTTCTCGCCAGCAAAGACTTCGCCGGCTATTGCGGCGCAAACAGCTGGCTGACGCTGGGCCATGAGGAGCTGACAGGCATCAAGCAGAAGCTGACGGTGCTTTCACCCGATCTGTCGGGTGCGCTCGCACTCGATGAAGACGGTGCGATGGAGACGATTCACGATCGAAAGTCGGAGGCCGAGCAGGTCATGCTGCTGCACCGCGATGCCGCCCGGCTGCAGGCGGGCGACCCGAGGAAGCTCCAGTAA
- a CDS encoding DUF3095 domain-containing protein, translating to MCYLMLMETAAASDPFVASLPVFAKFESVADIDNYRPLPDGWALATADIVGSTKAIEAGRYKTVNMAGASVISALLNALGRQDLPFVFGGDGALVAFPGSALEITRNALAAVQRWVADELDLTLRAAIVPIKDIRAQGLDVRVARFQASEAVFYAMFAGGGGSWAEAEMKAGRYRIDPAPAGARPDLTGLSCRWNPIEARHGEIVSIIAIPGASRDLRGFQFLASDIIALAGRQERDGHPVPVNGPDYSLLPAGLDVEARATAPPGRRWQVKLWVIFLMTLTAVTDRFGWTIGSFDPKIYKRDVASNSDFRKFDDGLKMTIDVDADVLQRIENRLKQAEAAGICNYGLHRQKSALMTCLVASPLQRDHVHFIDGAAGGYAMAAATLKAKAPI from the coding sequence ATGTGCTATCTCATGCTCATGGAAACAGCCGCCGCGTCCGACCCGTTTGTCGCTTCTTTGCCGGTATTCGCAAAGTTCGAAAGCGTTGCCGATATCGACAACTATCGGCCTCTCCCCGATGGCTGGGCGCTGGCCACGGCCGACATCGTCGGCTCGACCAAAGCGATCGAGGCTGGGCGCTATAAAACCGTCAATATGGCCGGCGCCAGCGTCATTTCGGCGCTGCTCAACGCGCTGGGTCGGCAAGATCTTCCCTTTGTCTTCGGCGGCGACGGCGCGCTCGTGGCGTTTCCCGGCTCGGCGCTGGAGATTACCCGAAACGCGCTGGCGGCTGTCCAGAGATGGGTGGCGGACGAGCTGGACCTGACCTTGCGTGCCGCAATCGTGCCGATAAAGGATATAAGAGCGCAAGGCCTCGACGTTCGCGTGGCGAGGTTCCAGGCCTCCGAAGCGGTCTTCTATGCCATGTTCGCCGGCGGTGGCGGCAGTTGGGCGGAAGCCGAGATGAAAGCGGGGCGCTACCGTATCGATCCTGCGCCGGCCGGCGCGCGGCCGGATCTGACCGGCCTCTCCTGCCGCTGGAACCCGATCGAAGCCCGGCATGGCGAAATCGTCTCGATCATAGCCATACCAGGGGCGTCGCGCGATTTGCGCGGTTTTCAGTTCCTGGCGTCCGACATCATCGCCCTTGCCGGCAGGCAGGAACGCGATGGCCACCCGGTGCCGGTGAACGGGCCGGACTACAGTTTGCTGCCAGCCGGCCTCGATGTCGAGGCGCGAGCCACGGCGCCGCCAGGACGGCGGTGGCAGGTGAAGCTGTGGGTAATATTCCTGATGACGCTCACGGCTGTCACCGATCGATTTGGCTGGACGATCGGCAGTTTCGATCCGAAGATCTACAAACGCGACGTGGCCAGCAATTCGGATTTCCGCAAGTTCGACGACGGCTTGAAGATGACCATCGACGTTGACGCGGATGTGTTGCAACGGATCGAGAACCGGCTGAAGCAGGCGGAAGCGGCGGGCATCTGCAACTATGGCCTGCACCGCCAGAAATCGGCCTTGATGACATGCCTCGTCGCCTCACCGCTGCAGCGCGATCACGTTCATTTCATCGATGGCGCGGCCGGCGGCTATGCGATGGCTGCCGCAACCCTGAAGGCGAAGGCGCCGATTTGA
- a CDS encoding ABC transporter ATP-binding protein: MEPSLARYIWKHTRKQQIWILAIVLLSMIPYFMSFDLPKLIVNGPIQGKGFEQPGATQPFLRLHYDLPFIGEVQFFSGFQLDRTATLLALSIVFLLLVVVNGLFKLYINTYKGRLGERMLRRIRFDLVDRVLRFPPFYFKRVKSAEVATMVKDEVEPLGGFIGDAFLQPVLLGGQALTAMLFIMVQNFWLGMIAVVIVVIQIVLIPRMRRRLIVLGRERQLTARALSGRVGEIVDGIGAVHVHDTSNYERADIAARLGLIFKIRFDLYQWKFMVKFLNNFLAQLTPFLFYMIGGYLVIEGRLDVGQLVAVIGAYKDLPGPMKELIDWDQARQDVQVKYQQVVEQFTVDGVIAPSIGALTIDDPGPMTAPLSAIGLSVADDGGALLLDRISLQVKPGEAVALVSTATGGAEALAEAFARLNRPKGGRVASGAHDLLELPEAVTGRRMSYASSDVFLFQASLRDNLLYGLKHAPLTSVTYDGAAADQRRWNVHEARRSGNPDLDIHSDWIDYASAGATGPHDLFEAVRRVLDAVVLSRDILDLGLRSSADLTRHTELARRIVELRAALQARLEHEGLSGLVVPFEPGAYNKEATIGQNLLFGAAAGPELADRALAANPYFASVLRQAGLDRTLYEMGMEIADQAIELFADLPPDHQFFQQLAFMSAEEIPAYETLLQRLKNRPYEAVSENDRAMIVTLSFAYIEPRHRFGLLSDELMSKIVAARNGFYENLPPELQNAVERYDPAKYIAAATVMDNVLFGRVGNNHPDAPDRIRSIVYDILDELGLYTEVLDVGLDFNVGSGGRRLTGGQRQRLDVARALLKRPDFLILNRPLSALDQRMQDKVMQNVLEEARRDGHSPAIVWVVTNPAMATMFDRVVVFDSGQLVEDGTHETLLAGNGIFKELLS, translated from the coding sequence ATGGAACCCAGCCTAGCCCGCTATATCTGGAAGCACACCAGGAAGCAGCAGATCTGGATATTGGCGATCGTCTTGCTTTCGATGATCCCGTATTTCATGTCCTTCGACCTGCCGAAGCTGATCGTCAACGGCCCGATCCAAGGCAAAGGCTTCGAGCAACCGGGCGCCACCCAGCCCTTCTTGAGACTGCACTATGATCTGCCATTCATTGGCGAGGTCCAGTTCTTCTCCGGTTTTCAGCTCGACCGCACGGCAACGCTGCTTGCCCTCAGCATCGTGTTCCTGTTGCTGGTCGTCGTCAACGGCTTGTTCAAACTCTACATCAACACCTACAAGGGCCGCCTCGGTGAACGCATGCTGCGGCGTATCCGCTTCGATCTGGTCGATCGAGTGCTGCGGTTTCCGCCGTTTTACTTCAAGCGGGTGAAATCCGCTGAAGTGGCGACCATGGTGAAGGACGAGGTGGAGCCGCTGGGCGGCTTCATCGGCGATGCCTTCCTGCAGCCGGTGCTGCTCGGCGGCCAGGCGCTGACGGCCATGCTGTTCATCATGGTCCAGAATTTCTGGCTCGGAATGATAGCGGTCGTGATCGTGGTGATCCAGATCGTGCTCATCCCGCGAATGCGGCGGCGGCTGATCGTGCTCGGTCGCGAACGGCAGCTGACGGCGCGTGCGCTTTCGGGCCGGGTTGGCGAAATCGTCGACGGCATCGGCGCGGTTCACGTCCACGATACGTCAAACTACGAGCGCGCCGACATAGCTGCCCGGCTCGGGCTCATCTTCAAGATCCGCTTCGACCTTTACCAATGGAAATTCATGGTAAAGTTCCTCAACAATTTTCTCGCGCAGCTGACACCCTTCCTGTTCTACATGATCGGCGGGTATCTGGTCATCGAGGGACGGCTGGACGTCGGCCAGCTCGTGGCCGTGATCGGCGCCTACAAGGACCTGCCCGGACCGATGAAGGAGCTGATCGACTGGGATCAGGCGCGGCAGGATGTCCAGGTCAAATATCAGCAGGTCGTTGAACAGTTCACCGTCGACGGTGTCATTGCGCCGAGTATCGGGGCATTGACGATCGACGATCCCGGTCCGATGACCGCCCCGCTGTCGGCGATCGGTCTGTCCGTAGCAGACGATGGCGGTGCATTGCTGCTCGACCGAATCTCCCTCCAGGTCAAGCCGGGTGAGGCGGTGGCGCTGGTCAGTACCGCAACAGGTGGAGCGGAGGCGCTTGCAGAAGCCTTCGCGCGCCTGAACCGGCCGAAAGGCGGAAGGGTCGCTTCGGGCGCCCACGACCTGCTTGAACTCCCCGAAGCGGTGACCGGCCGGCGCATGTCCTATGCCTCGTCGGATGTTTTCCTGTTCCAGGCAAGCCTCCGCGATAACCTGCTCTACGGGTTGAAGCATGCGCCGCTGACATCGGTAACTTATGACGGTGCCGCGGCAGACCAGCGTCGCTGGAACGTCCACGAGGCGCGCCGGTCGGGCAATCCGGATCTTGATATCCACAGCGACTGGATCGACTATGCTTCCGCCGGCGCTACCGGCCCGCACGACCTCTTCGAAGCCGTGCGCCGGGTACTCGACGCGGTTGTTCTGTCGCGCGACATTCTGGATCTTGGCTTGCGCTCTTCGGCCGACCTGACGCGTCACACGGAGCTTGCCAGGCGGATCGTCGAACTGCGTGCGGCTCTGCAAGCGCGACTGGAACACGAAGGGCTGAGCGGACTGGTGGTTCCTTTCGAACCGGGTGCCTACAACAAGGAAGCAACGATCGGCCAAAACCTGCTCTTCGGCGCTGCCGCCGGCCCCGAACTGGCCGACAGGGCTCTGGCCGCCAATCCCTATTTTGCTTCTGTGCTGAGGCAAGCCGGCCTCGACCGCACGCTCTACGAAATGGGCATGGAGATCGCCGACCAGGCGATCGAGCTGTTTGCCGACCTGCCGCCCGATCATCAGTTCTTCCAGCAGCTCGCCTTCATGAGCGCCGAGGAGATACCCGCCTACGAAACCTTGCTGCAACGGCTCAAGAACCGTCCCTACGAGGCGGTTTCAGAGAACGACCGCGCCATGATCGTCACCTTGAGCTTTGCCTATATCGAGCCCCGGCACCGCTTCGGCCTGCTGAGCGACGAGTTGATGAGCAAGATCGTCGCTGCTCGCAACGGGTTCTATGAAAACCTGCCGCCCGAGCTGCAAAATGCGGTCGAGCGGTATGATCCTGCCAAATACATTGCCGCGGCTACCGTGATGGACAATGTCCTGTTCGGGCGCGTGGGCAACAACCATCCCGACGCGCCAGACCGCATACGCTCCATCGTCTATGACATTCTTGACGAACTGGGGCTTTATACCGAAGTCCTGGATGTCGGCCTGGACTTCAACGTCGGCTCCGGCGGCAGGCGGCTGACCGGTGGACAGCGACAGAGGCTCGATGTTGCCCGGGCCTTGCTCAAGCGTCCCGATTTTCTCATTCTCAACCGGCCGCTTTCGGCGCTCGACCAGCGCATGCAGGATAAGGTGATGCAAAACGTGCTCGAGGAAGCCAGGCGCGACGGCCATTCGCCGGCAATTGTGTGGGTCGTGACGAATCCGGCAATGGCGACGATGTTCGATCGCGTTGTCGTCTTCGACTCTGGCCAATTGGTGGAAGACGGAACACACGAGACACTTTTGGCAGGGAACGGTATCTTTAAGGAACTGCTGTCATAG
- a CDS encoding cyclic nucleotide-binding domain-containing protein, whose amino-acid sequence MLLKDEVGMLQRVPLFSGIEPTKLKLLAFTSDRVSYSAGQILFRQGDEGDAAYVILSGRADILVDSDSGPIKVAELVPNSIVGEIAILCNSSRTATVRAASPVEALRIRKDHFLRLMKEFPEMTIEMVRVLADRLSHTTADLIDARSAK is encoded by the coding sequence ATGCTGCTCAAGGATGAGGTTGGAATGCTGCAACGCGTTCCCTTATTCTCTGGCATAGAGCCGACAAAGCTCAAGCTGCTTGCTTTCACATCCGATCGCGTGAGCTACAGCGCCGGCCAGATCCTTTTCCGGCAGGGCGACGAGGGAGACGCCGCCTATGTCATCCTTTCAGGCAGGGCGGATATCCTGGTCGATTCCGACAGCGGACCGATAAAGGTTGCCGAACTGGTGCCAAATTCGATTGTTGGCGAGATCGCCATATTGTGCAACAGCTCCCGCACGGCCACCGTCAGAGCCGCAAGTCCGGTGGAAGCCTTGAGAATTCGCAAGGATCATTTCCTGAGGCTTATGAAGGAGTTCCCGGAAATGACCATCGAGATGGTGCGGGTTCTTGCCGATCGCCTGAGCCATACGACCGCGGATCTGATCGACGCACGAAGCGCCAAATAA
- a CDS encoding glycosyltransferase family protein, translating to MKRLRAFFYVQHLLGIGHLARASRIAAALVDDGFDVTIVTGGAPVAGFPGPGVKSVTLPPVNSGDEGFSGLVDLQGKPIDDDFKKRRSEMLLQAFRDCRPDIVIIEAFPFGRRQMRFELLPLIEAIDATSPRPLVATSVRDILQERVKPGRNEETVDLINRHFDLVMIHGDPAFATIDKTFPLAGAIRAEVTYTGLVAAPPPPAASERFDVLVSVGGGAAGKYLVSSAIAAARNANNGWKWCLITGPNLPKDELDAIARDATPGLSIFRFREDFASLLTGARLSVSQAGYNTVCDVLRAGCRSLLVPFAAGGETEQTVRALMLEELGLATVLMEKDLTPEGLAQAIERALVAPMPSAHRLDLEGAHHSAQILRERYRTWSQKLEPGFGKAHDQTGDGS from the coding sequence ATGAAGCGGCTGCGCGCATTCTTCTATGTCCAGCACTTGCTCGGCATCGGCCATCTCGCGCGCGCCAGCCGCATTGCGGCGGCTCTGGTCGATGACGGGTTTGATGTAACCATCGTGACCGGCGGAGCGCCGGTCGCGGGGTTTCCGGGACCGGGGGTAAAATCCGTAACCCTGCCACCTGTCAATTCCGGTGATGAGGGCTTTTCCGGACTTGTCGACCTGCAAGGCAAGCCCATCGACGATGATTTCAAGAAGCGGCGCTCAGAGATGCTTCTGCAGGCATTTCGGGATTGCAGGCCTGATATCGTCATTATCGAGGCGTTTCCATTTGGACGCCGGCAGATGCGTTTCGAACTCTTGCCGCTGATCGAGGCCATCGATGCGACATCGCCCAGACCGCTGGTGGCGACGTCCGTGCGTGATATCCTTCAGGAGCGCGTCAAGCCGGGCCGAAACGAGGAAACGGTCGATCTCATCAACAGGCATTTCGACCTTGTCATGATCCACGGCGATCCGGCTTTCGCAACCATCGACAAGACATTTCCGCTGGCTGGGGCGATCAGGGCAGAGGTCACCTACACAGGGCTCGTTGCCGCGCCGCCACCGCCCGCGGCCTCCGAGCGCTTCGACGTTCTGGTGTCGGTTGGCGGCGGGGCTGCCGGAAAGTACCTTGTCAGCTCCGCCATCGCCGCCGCAAGGAATGCCAACAACGGTTGGAAATGGTGTTTGATCACCGGCCCAAATCTGCCGAAAGACGAACTTGACGCGATCGCACGCGATGCCACGCCGGGCCTGTCCATCTTCCGGTTCCGCGAGGATTTCGCCAGCCTGCTGACCGGCGCCCGCCTGTCAGTCTCGCAGGCGGGTTACAACACGGTCTGCGATGTCCTGCGAGCGGGCTGCCGCTCCCTGCTCGTTCCATTTGCAGCCGGTGGGGAAACCGAACAAACGGTTCGCGCCCTGATGCTCGAAGAACTCGGTCTTGCAACGGTGCTGATGGAAAAGGACTTGACGCCTGAAGGTTTGGCGCAAGCGATCGAACGGGCGCTTGTGGCACCGATGCCATCCGCGCATCGTCTCGATCTGGAAGGCGCGCATCACTCGGCGCAGATCCTGCGCGAGCGGTATCGGACATGGTCCCAAAAATTGGAGCCAGGTTTCGGAAAAGCTCACGATCAAACAGGCGATGGATCCTAG
- a CDS encoding MBL fold metallo-hydrolase, producing MDDDGFLVRFWGVRGSISVSGPEFSRYGGNTNCIEMRCGKDTLLFDAGSGLRPAGWALRASGVTDFDLFFTHCHYDHIIGLPAFKPIFDRSVKVRLWSGHLAGRMTTRQMVDEFMRPPWFPVRLDVCKAGLDYRDFVSGDVLRPREGVVVRTGSLTHPGGCVGYRVEWGGRVVAVITDTEHEPGKLDPAVLGLIEDADLVIYDCTYTEEEMERYRGNGHSTWQQGVKLCEAAGARGLALFHHDPSRTDEQLDEMEKLAKDRFAGAFAARDGQTLKFPVKSHKKR from the coding sequence ATGGACGACGACGGTTTCCTGGTCAGGTTTTGGGGCGTGCGCGGCAGCATTTCGGTATCGGGGCCAGAATTCTCTCGCTATGGCGGCAACACAAACTGCATTGAGATGCGATGCGGTAAGGATACGCTTCTGTTCGACGCGGGCTCTGGTCTGAGGCCTGCCGGCTGGGCGCTTCGGGCGTCGGGCGTGACCGATTTCGACCTGTTTTTCACCCATTGCCATTACGATCACATCATCGGGCTGCCGGCTTTTAAGCCGATCTTTGACCGGAGCGTCAAAGTTAGGCTTTGGTCCGGGCATCTTGCTGGACGCATGACGACCCGGCAGATGGTCGATGAGTTCATGCGGCCGCCTTGGTTTCCGGTGAGACTGGATGTCTGCAAGGCAGGCCTCGACTACCGCGATTTCGTATCCGGAGACGTGCTTCGACCGCGCGAAGGGGTGGTGGTCCGAACCGGCAGTCTCACCCATCCGGGCGGCTGCGTAGGCTACCGGGTCGAATGGGGCGGCCGCGTCGTGGCGGTGATCACCGACACCGAGCACGAGCCGGGCAAACTCGATCCGGCGGTGCTTGGCCTGATCGAAGATGCCGACCTCGTCATTTACGATTGCACCTACACTGAGGAGGAAATGGAGCGTTACCGCGGCAACGGGCACTCTACATGGCAACAGGGCGTCAAGCTCTGTGAGGCCGCCGGCGCGCGGGGGCTTGCCCTGTTTCACCACGATCCGTCGCGCACCGACGAGCAACTGGACGAGATGGAGAAACTGGCCAAAGACAGGTTCGCCGGCGCTTTTGCCGCGCGGGACGGCCAGACGCTCAAATTCCCGGTCAAATCGCACAAAAAGCGCTGA
- a CDS encoding glycosyltransferase family 4 protein → MRIAFYAPLKSPNHPVASGDRQMARALVKALERAGHSVELASELRFYLREPESKSFDALKIEAREEAARLTRLWDRDGKPDLWFSYHPYYKAPDLIGPELASAFAVPYVTAEASYSGRRNAGLWADAQMLVVRAVEQAALNICFTQRDRQGLADAIPDAALGMLSPFIDTSAFQETPARGCPTRLVTVAMMRPGDKVESYRMLAQALCSIGHLPWTMSVVGDGPAREEVKALFAGLPADRIEWLGAIEPAAVPDVLNGGGIYVWPGFGEAYGIAYLEAQAAGLPVVAQDIAGVPEVVRDGQTGFLTPPGDVAAFASAIERLLARNGERTIMAAEARRFILEERSLGAAAARLAELLAKIPVS, encoded by the coding sequence ATGCGAATTGCCTTCTACGCGCCGCTGAAGTCACCCAATCATCCCGTTGCCTCCGGCGACCGCCAGATGGCACGGGCGCTGGTCAAGGCGCTGGAGCGTGCAGGGCATAGCGTCGAACTTGCATCCGAATTGCGCTTCTATCTACGCGAACCGGAGTCGAAAAGTTTCGATGCGCTCAAGATCGAGGCCCGAGAGGAAGCGGCCCGTCTGACAAGGCTTTGGGATCGTGACGGCAAGCCCGATCTCTGGTTCTCCTATCATCCCTATTACAAAGCGCCCGACCTGATCGGGCCAGAGCTGGCGTCGGCCTTTGCTGTCCCCTATGTGACGGCGGAAGCCTCCTATTCGGGGCGGCGCAACGCCGGTTTGTGGGCCGATGCGCAGATGTTGGTGGTGCGAGCCGTCGAACAGGCGGCGCTGAACATCTGCTTCACGCAAAGGGATCGTCAGGGACTGGCAGATGCGATACCCGACGCCGCTCTCGGCATGCTCTCGCCCTTCATCGACACATCGGCATTCCAGGAAACGCCGGCACGGGGCTGTCCGACGCGCCTCGTTACCGTCGCGATGATGCGCCCGGGCGACAAAGTCGAAAGCTATCGCATGCTGGCGCAAGCGCTCTGTTCGATCGGCCACCTGCCCTGGACCATGTCGGTCGTCGGGGACGGACCTGCCCGTGAAGAGGTCAAAGCGCTATTCGCCGGCTTGCCCGCCGACCGTATCGAATGGCTTGGCGCGATTGAGCCAGCCGCCGTGCCGGATGTCCTCAACGGTGGAGGAATCTACGTCTGGCCGGGTTTCGGCGAGGCCTATGGCATTGCCTATCTTGAAGCACAGGCCGCCGGCCTTCCGGTGGTGGCCCAGGACATCGCCGGCGTGCCGGAGGTCGTGCGGGATGGCCAGACGGGGTTTCTCACCCCGCCTGGCGATGTGGCGGCATTCGCTTCTGCCATTGAAAGGCTTCTGGCCCGTAACGGCGAAAGAACCATCATGGCCGCGGAAGCCAGGCGTTTCATCCTCGAAGAACGTTCCCTCGGTGCCGCGGCGGCGCGTCTGGCCGAACTTCTAGCGAAGATCCCGGTCTCATGA
- a CDS encoding polysaccharide deacetylase family protein, protein MTSDRTWQPLVEELACRQRAGRKAEFWLRDDDAVDPTPALDRLLHLAGEFAVPVTLAVIPALTDEKLVARLDEAPHATVAIHGWAHRNHAPEGQKKQELGPHRPREAVLDDLARGLSHITGLHGARAVPMLVPPWNRIDAGLVSDLGSIGFAALSVYGPPKPASLAVINSNVDIMDWHGTRGCRDHGLLVQAIIAQLQHAFDDGQPVGLLTHHLVHDESAWLFLERLFTVTAQSEACVWLPIRTLIGRSAAGAIPRST, encoded by the coding sequence ATGACATCCGATCGAACCTGGCAACCCTTGGTGGAAGAATTGGCGTGCCGGCAGCGGGCGGGCCGTAAGGCAGAGTTCTGGCTGCGCGACGATGACGCCGTGGATCCGACGCCTGCGCTTGATCGACTACTCCACCTTGCCGGTGAATTCGCGGTTCCGGTCACTCTGGCCGTGATTCCGGCCCTGACTGACGAGAAGCTTGTCGCCCGGCTTGACGAGGCGCCGCATGCCACGGTCGCCATCCATGGCTGGGCGCACCGAAATCATGCGCCCGAGGGCCAGAAAAAGCAGGAGCTCGGCCCGCATCGGCCACGCGAGGCGGTGCTCGATGATCTGGCTCGCGGGCTGTCGCACATAACCGGCCTGCACGGCGCACGTGCCGTTCCGATGCTGGTGCCACCCTGGAACAGGATCGACGCCGGCTTGGTATCCGACCTTGGATCGATAGGATTTGCGGCATTGTCGGTTTATGGGCCGCCGAAGCCGGCTTCGCTGGCGGTCATCAACAGCAATGTCGACATCATGGATTGGCATGGCACGCGCGGCTGCCGCGATCATGGCCTGTTGGTTCAGGCTATCATCGCGCAATTGCAGCATGCATTCGACGACGGCCAACCGGTCGGCCTGCTCACCCACCATCTCGTCCATGATGAATCGGCCTGGCTTTTCCTCGAACGGCTGTTCACAGTCACCGCACAGTCTGAAGCCTGCGTATGGCTTCCGATCAGGACATTGATCGGGCGCAGCGCCGCTGGAGCAATACCAAGAAGCACGTAG